GCCGCCGACACCTCCAGCCGGGTCGCGGCCTCCTCGACGTCGAGGCGGCCCCGCTCCACCAGCAGGTCCAGCAGCGTCTTCCAACGGGCGTCGCGCGACATCCGCCTCTCCCTTGCTCGTTCCTCCGCGACCCTAGCGCACCCCACCTCACCTCGAATGCTTGATTGTGCTCGAAAACTCGCTATATCTTGCAAGAACAAGCATCTGTGGGAGGGGTACCGCATGACCCATGTCGAGGACGAGCTGAGCAGTCAGCCCGAGTGCTGGATCCGCGCCGCCGAAGAGGCCGCCGGACACGGGGCCGCGCTGCCCGCGGCGGGGGAGCGGGTCGCCATCGTGGGCTGCGGCACCTCCTTCTTCATGGCGCAGGCCGTGGCCGCGCTGCGCGAAGGGTCCGGGCAGGGCGAGACGGACGCCTTCGCCGCCTCGGAGTACCCGCAGGGCCGCTCGTACGACCGCGTGGTCGCCCTCACCCGTTCCGGGACGACCACCGAGGTGCTGGAGCTCCTCGGACGCCTGCGCGGACACACCCGGACGACGGCCGTCACCGCCGACCCGCACACCCCGGTGATGGAGGCGGCCGACGACATCGTCGTGCTCGACTTCGCCGACGAGCGGTCCGTCGTGCAGACACGGTTCGCCACGACCGCGCTCACCCTGCTCCGGGCCCACCTCGGTCTGCACACGGACGCCGTCGTGGCCGACGCGCGCACCGCGCTGGAGACGCCGTTGCCCGAAGGGCTCGTCGACTGCGCCCAGTTCACCTTCCTCGGCCGCGGCTGGACCGTGGGCCTCGCGAACGAGGCCGGGCTCAAGATGCGGGAGGCGTCCCTCGCCTGGACCGAGGCCTACCCGGCCATGGAGTACCGCCACGGCCCCATCAGCGTCACCACCCGCGGCACCGCCACCTGGATGTTCGGCGAGGCCCCCGACGGGCTGGCCGAACAGGTCCGCGAGACCGGCGCGCTGTGGGTCGGCGGTGGACTCGACCCGCTCGCCGAACTCGTCCGCGCCCAGCGCCTCGCCGTGGCCGTCGCCGCCGCCAAGGGCCTCGACCCCGACCAGCCGCGCCACCTCACCCGCTCGGTGATCCTCAGCAACTGACGCCCGCTCACCCATCCATAGAGAAGGAGGAGTTGTGCCCCTCGCAGCTACCGGTGAGCTGGTCGCCCGGGCCGCGGCGGCGCGGACCGCCGTCGCCGCGTTCAACGTCATCACCCTGGAACACGTCGAGGCCGTCATCGCGGGAGCCGAGTCGGCCGGCGCGCCCGTCGTCCTCCAGGTCAGCGAGAACGTCGTCACCTACCGCTACGGCCGGCTGCTCCCACTGGCCCGGGCGGCCAGCGCCGCCGCCGAACGCGCCGCGGTTCCGGTCGCGTTGCACCTCGACCACGTGCAGAGCGACGACCTGTTGCGGCAGGCGGCCGGCGCGGGATTCAGCTCCGTGATGTACGACGCCTCCCGCCTGCCGTACGAGGAGAACCTCACCGCGACCCGCGCCGCCGCCGACTGGGCCCACGCCCAAGGGCTGTGGATCGAGGCCGAGTTGGGTGAGGTCGGCGGAAAGAACGGTGAACCGCCGCGCGACGCTCACGCGCCCGGCGCCCGTACGGAGCCCGGCGAGGCCCGCGCCTTCGTCGGCGACTCGGGGGTGGACGCCCTCGCGGTGGCCATCGGCAGTTCGCACGCGATGACCACCCGCACGGCCGCTCTCGACCACGGCCTGCTCAAGCGGTTGAGCGCGTCGCTTGGCGTCCCGCTCGTCCTGCACGGATCGTCGGGGGTGCCGGACGGTGAACTGCGGGCGGCCGTCGAGGGCGGCATCGCCAAGGTCAACGTCGGCACCGCCCTGAACATCGCGATGACCGCCGCCGTCCGGGAGTTCCTCGCCGCGCATCCCGAGGCCGTGGACTCGCGGAAGTACCTCAGTGTGGGGCGGGAGGCCATGGCGCGGACGGTGGCCGGACTCATCGGCGTGCTGCGAGGTGCCACCGATCGGTAGCCGAAGCACGTCGTCCTGACGGGCGACGACCGCGAAGCAGGGCCTCCCGCCGCTCGGGTGACGATCACCACGAGCCGCGCGGGAGGCCCTTTCCCGTCCCCGGGCCGGACCGAGTTCCGCAGGCGACCGTTCGCACGGGTGACAACGTGGCTAGTGTGAACAAGTATGAGAGAAGGCCGAAAGGGCACGGCAGGCTCGCGCGTGAGGCACCCTTCCGGAGGCCTTCCGGGCAGGCGTCCCGATGCCCCGTTGACGCGAGGAGCAGGAGTTGGCGGTGATTCGTAGAGGTCCGAGCCGACACCGGGCCCGGCGCGTGACCGCGGCGTCGAACGGCGGGCGCGTGGCTGGTTTCCGCACCTCGGAGCGGTGCGCGGGACGCCCGTGCGCCGGTGGCGGCGGTGAACCGGCCCCGGCCGGGTGTGCGTTGGATCGCGGGGCGCGCGAAGGTTCCGCACGGCCAGGGTCTGTGGGCTGACGTGAGCGGACTGATCTACTACTTCGCCGCCGCCGTCCTCTGGACGGGACTGGCGGCTCAACTGCCCGACCTGTGGCGTCACAGGGGAGACCCTCTCAAGCAGTCCTTCTGCGCCGTCATCTTCCTGTCGGGACTCTGCTTCGTGCTCGG
The window above is part of the Streptomyces sp. NBC_01428 genome. Proteins encoded here:
- a CDS encoding SIS domain-containing protein, with protein sequence MTHVEDELSSQPECWIRAAEEAAGHGAALPAAGERVAIVGCGTSFFMAQAVAALREGSGQGETDAFAASEYPQGRSYDRVVALTRSGTTTEVLELLGRLRGHTRTTAVTADPHTPVMEAADDIVVLDFADERSVVQTRFATTALTLLRAHLGLHTDAVVADARTALETPLPEGLVDCAQFTFLGRGWTVGLANEAGLKMREASLAWTEAYPAMEYRHGPISVTTRGTATWMFGEAPDGLAEQVRETGALWVGGGLDPLAELVRAQRLAVAVAAAKGLDPDQPRHLTRSVILSN
- a CDS encoding class II fructose-bisphosphate aldolase encodes the protein MPLAATGELVARAAAARTAVAAFNVITLEHVEAVIAGAESAGAPVVLQVSENVVTYRYGRLLPLARAASAAAERAAVPVALHLDHVQSDDLLRQAAGAGFSSVMYDASRLPYEENLTATRAAADWAHAQGLWIEAELGEVGGKNGEPPRDAHAPGARTEPGEARAFVGDSGVDALAVAIGSSHAMTTRTAALDHGLLKRLSASLGVPLVLHGSSGVPDGELRAAVEGGIAKVNVGTALNIAMTAAVREFLAAHPEAVDSRKYLSVGREAMARTVAGLIGVLRGATDR